The Papaver somniferum cultivar HN1 chromosome 3, ASM357369v1, whole genome shotgun sequence genome includes a region encoding these proteins:
- the LOC113359570 gene encoding uncharacterized protein LOC113359570, which translates to MGILQAIDARISIWLHKLLSQVVRTTLIKHIGQAIPIFQMGAFLIPKYLYEQMDSHLCKFWWGETLDPKDRKLHLLGWDILCSPKAEGGLGFRKAELNNLAMLSRNAWRILENPNCLLATVLKAKYFPKTDFLNVKCTAKCSWTWKCLHAIKELIKPFISWIVGDGQFIDPWCDKWIPSQGSATPNPLVPPDPSIKVAYFIDSQSRSWDVSRLNTHFDNASVQKIISIPLSHLCTPDKRA; encoded by the coding sequence ATGGGTATTCTACAAGCCATTGATGCCAGGATCTCTATCTGGCTTCACAAGCTCTTATCCCAAGTTGTTAGGACTACTTTGATCAAGCACATTGGTCAAGCTATCCCTATTTTTCAAATGGGAGCCTTTCTTATCCCTAAATACCTTTATGAACAGATGGACTCTCACCTCTGTAAATTCTGGTGGGGTGAAACTTTAGATCCCAAGGATAGAAAGTTGCACCTTCTAGGCTGGGACATTTTATGTTCCCCTAAAGCTGAAGGAGGTTTGGGGTTCAGGAAGGCTGAGTTAAACAACCTAGCAATGCTTTCTAGGAATGCCTGGAGAATCCTGGAAAATCCTAATTGTCTTCTGGCCACTGTTCTTAAGGCcaaatattttcctaaaactgATTTTTTGAATGTTAAGTGTACTGCTAAATGTTCTTGGACCTGGAAGTGCCTGCATGCTATTAAGGAGCTTATAAAACCTTTTATTTCTTGGATTGTtggggatggtcaatttattgacccatggtgtgataaatggattccCTCTCAGGGTTCTGCCACACCCAACCCTCTTGTTCCTCCTGATCCTAGTATTAAAGTTGCTTATTTCATTGATTCTCAATCCAGAAGTTGGGATGTGTCTAGACTAAACACCCATTTTGATAATGCTTCTGTTCAGAAGATTATATCCATTCCCTTAAGCCATCTTTGCACTCCTGATAAGAGGGCTTGA
- the LOC113359571 gene encoding uncharacterized protein LOC113359571 yields the protein MTMHSMDCPRCSDPQETIMHALVTCPFASRVWFISDFNINTQFFQNKSFLDWLLFWLTDHQSKLSEDNQCLFVAILWSLWTSRNNFIFQGIRENFTAVLARARAMLLSRNSRNPSLTTPSTIHVSISNKWMPPYFCWIKCNTDGAFDDISGANGAGYVMRDFSRKATFCASLVFDVHSAEEAEARAIWAVLKKDVEQHLSHIIVESDAKALIEQFSAGIFDGDSRTDTIFKDILFFSSKLSACIVSFQPRSCNYVAHELSQWAKQNNSSMYWSKPPVWILPTVDEDH from the coding sequence ATGACTATGCATAGTATGGATTGTCCTAGGTGTTCTGATCCTCAGGAAACTATTATGCATGCTTTGGTCACTTGCCCCTTTGCTAGTAGAGTTTGGttcatttctgatttcaacattaatACTCAATTTTTTCAGAATAAATCTTTTTTAGATTGGCTTCTTTTCTGGTTAACTGACCATCAGTCTAAATTGTCCGAGGATAATCAATGTCTCTTTGTGGCTATCTTATGGTCTCTATGGACCAGTAGAAACAACTTCATTTTCCAAGGCATTAGAGAAAACTTCACTGCTGTCTTAGCTAGAGCTAGAGCTATGCTCCTCAGTAGGAATTCTAGAAATCCTAGTTTGACCACTCCCTCCACCATACATGTCAGTATTAGTAATAAATGGATGCCTCCTTATTTTTGTTGGATTAAATGCAATACTGATGGTGCCTTTGATGATATCTCTGGAGCTAATGGTGCAGGGTATGTGATGCGCGATTTCTCAAGAAAAGCAACCTTTTGTGCCTCCTTAGTATTTGATGTTCactctgctgaagaagctgaagcaaggGCCATCTGGGCAGTTCTGAAGAAAGATGTGGAACAACATCTCTCTCACATCATTGTAGAAAGTGATGCAAAAGCTCTCATCGAGCAATTTTCAGCTGGGATTTTCGATGGAGACTCTAGGACGGATACTATCTTTAAAGacattctctttttttcttccaaattatcTGCTTGTATCGTTAGTTTTCAGCCTAGAAGTTGTAATTATGTTGCTCACGAGCTTTCTCAATGGGCAAAACAAAACAATTCTTCCATGTACTGGTCTAAACCCCCTGTTTGGATCCTTCCAACAGTTGATGAGgaccattag